The sequence TTGGACATGGTCGTCGGTCGCGAAAAGGAAAAGTGGCGGAGGCGCCGGGAAAAGTGGCCAGTAGGCGGCCGGAACTGAGTTCCCGGTTTTCGGGAAGTTCCGCCAAGGTGTAAACGGCAGCGTCAGGTTCGAAATACTATTTGTTACCGTTCGGTCACTCTAAATGCATTTATGAGTTATCGGGTCACATAAAGATCAATTCAATTGGAAATGCTCAATTGATCGCAATTTGTATAAAATAGCAAAGTCAATACTTTGAAATATCTTGTAACCGTGTGGCCACTTTTACCCCGAGTTTTCCACAGCATCGATGCGCAAAATTTGTACATCGCGGCCCTTTACCCGGTACGCGGCTTGGTAAGGCCAACGTTCGAGCAGCAATTCGCGCACCCCGGGCACTTCGCTCGGCTGGCCGACACTGCTCAGGCTGAGATCGGCCAGCGCCTTCACCTGGCTGACCATGTCCTGGATCGCCCGGAGGGCCTTCTCCGGGCCGACCAGCACCACGTAGTGGTCGTACAGGCCGTCCAGGTCGGCGGCCGCCTTGTGCGTCCACTGCAGGCTCATGCCAGCCCCCATTTGCGTTCGATTTCCACGTGGTCCAGCAGATGCCCGGCATTGGCGTCGGCCAGCCCCTCGTCGATGGCTGCGACGTGCCAGGCCTGGCGCTCCAGGTACTGCGCCAGGGCCTGGCGCAGGTGGTACGGGCGGTCCCGATGGGTGGCGCGGGCCAGCTGATCCAGGGCTGCGGCCAGGGTGTCATCGGCACGGAAGGAGATTACGGTGGTCAATTTATGAACAGTCCGTTTACGCTATATACAGAGTTTACAACGATAACAGAAGTATACGAATCAAGCACTTGGAAGGATTGATCGCATCGCGGAATGCGGCTGGGAAAGGGCGGCAGCGAGAGGTCGTGGGAATGGAGAGGCGCCGCCGATTGCCGATGGCAATCCAACCCGCGCATGCTGGCGATTGATATCCAGCCGTCCTGCGGAATAGGAGAAATGCCATGGCTGAGGAGGTCCTACCCGTCGGCGAAGCACTGCGAGGCCTGCACGACGACGGCTTCATCCCGCTGCGTGGATTGCTGGATGCCGCGCAAGTTGCCGAGGTGCGCGCGTTGATCGACGCGCTGAAGCCGATCCACTGGGACTACGAGGGCCTGGTCGATCACTACAAATGCGTGTTCAACCGCTCCCCGCGCTGGCTGCCGTATCTCGATCCGCCGGGCCTGATCGAGATCGCCGAGGCGGCGCTCGGCGCGGATTGCCACGTGATCGGCCAGACCGCCTGGCGCTGCCACCCGGGCTTCATTGGCGCGGAGATGCACCTGGACTACTTGCCCATGGCGTTGCCGGCGGAATTGCTCGCCAGTGGATTCGAGCTACCGATGTTCCTCTGCACCGCGCAAATTTACCTGGACGACATAGATGCGGACCTTTGCCCGACCCGGGTGATCCCGGGCAGTCACCGCGCCGGACACGCTCCCTGGCCGGACGAGGAAAGCTGGTGTGGCCGCACGGCCGAACCCGTGCTTTGCCAGGCAGGTGATTGCCTGTTGTTCCGCAGCGAACTCTGGCACTCCGGCAGCCGCAACCTGAGTCCGCGCACGCGCTACCTACTGCAGGTGCACTATGGCCGGCGCATGGTGGCGCAGAAGTTCTCCCCTTATCTCGACTGGCGCTTCAATCCCGAAGTGCTGGTCGCCTGCACACCCCGCCAACGCCGCCTGCTCGGCGATCACCAAGCCGCGGAATACGACTGAGGAGATTCGAGATGACGCAGACCCACCAGGGTGGCTGCCATTGCGGCGCGCTGCGCTACAGCTTCACAGCATCGCTGGACGACGTCGCCCATTGCCACTGCTCGATCTGCCGGCGCACCACCGGCGGCACGCTGGTGACCTGGGCGACCATTCCGCGCACGGCCTTCGCCTGGCTACAGGGCAGCCCGGCCTGCTATCACTCCAGCCCCGGCAATCACCGCTACTTTTGCGCACAGTGCGGCGCCCAGCTGATCTTCGAGACGGACCGCACGCCCGAGACCCTGGACGTCACGGTCAGCAGCCTCGACCACCCGGAATCGGCGCCGCCAAGCAGGCACATCTGGGTGAACAGCCGGCTGCCCTGGCTGCACATGGACGATGGTTTGCCCGAGGAGCAGGAAGAGCAGCTTTAGACGGGGCTCAAGGCAGCTCGAAGCCGCCCGCGGCCTTGTGCAGTTCGCGCAGGTGCGCGCCGAGCTGCTTGAGGTTGTCTTCCAGCGCCTTCAGCTCGTCGCGGCGTTCGGGGCTGAGCAGGGCGCGGATTTCCTGGTCCAGGTTGTTGCTCAGCTGACGTAGCCGCGCCTGGCGCTCCTGGGTCTGTTGCTGCAGGCGCGAGGACTCGCCTGGCTGCGGCAGGCCGTAGCCGCTGTCGAGCAGCTCCGCCGGCTGGCTGAGGAAGCCGCTGTCGTCGAGGATCTGCTGCAGCGTCTTGCCGGCGGCGACGAGTTTCGGATCGCCATTCGCATCGTCACGGTGACCGAGGTAGAGGCGCTTGAGCTCGTCCTGGGCCAATTGCAGCTGGCGGCGCAGCGAAGCCTGTTCGAGCAGCAGCAGGGCGGCGCTGGCGCGAAGATCGGCCTTGGCGAACCAAGTGCGGCGTTCGCTGGCGGGGAGGGCGAGCCAGTCCTCGACCCGCGTCTGCGGGACGTCCAGGTGCTGGCGCAGCACCTCGAACATCGCCTGGTAGCGGTCGCGGAAGGAGTCGAAGCGATAGCCCAGGCGAAGCGCGCGCTTGGGATCGTCGAGCACGCTGGCATCCGCCAGGCCGCGGTTCTCGAGGATCTGCAGCAGGCCGTTGGGGGTGATGCTGTCGAGGTCCTGCAGGCGCGCGTCGGGGACGCCACTGCGCAGCAGCTTGAGCGACTCCACGGCGCAATTGTTGGAGATGAAGTAGTAGTTGCCGTCGTAGCTCCAGTGCACCTGCATGGCGCGCCGGACCAGCTCGTCGATCTGCTCGCGGCTGA is a genomic window of Pseudomonas knackmussii B13 containing:
- a CDS encoding type II toxin-antitoxin system RelE/ParE family toxin; protein product: MSLQWTHKAAADLDGLYDHYVVLVGPEKALRAIQDMVSQVKALADLSLSSVGQPSEVPGVRELLLERWPYQAAYRVKGRDVQILRIDAVENSG
- a CDS encoding CopG family ribbon-helix-helix protein, with protein sequence MTTVISFRADDTLAAALDQLARATHRDRPYHLRQALAQYLERQAWHVAAIDEGLADANAGHLLDHVEIERKWGLA
- a CDS encoding phytanoyl-CoA dioxygenase family protein, whose product is MAEEVLPVGEALRGLHDDGFIPLRGLLDAAQVAEVRALIDALKPIHWDYEGLVDHYKCVFNRSPRWLPYLDPPGLIEIAEAALGADCHVIGQTAWRCHPGFIGAEMHLDYLPMALPAELLASGFELPMFLCTAQIYLDDIDADLCPTRVIPGSHRAGHAPWPDEESWCGRTAEPVLCQAGDCLLFRSELWHSGSRNLSPRTRYLLQVHYGRRMVAQKFSPYLDWRFNPEVLVACTPRQRRLLGDHQAAEYD
- a CDS encoding GFA family protein, which produces MTQTHQGGCHCGALRYSFTASLDDVAHCHCSICRRTTGGTLVTWATIPRTAFAWLQGSPACYHSSPGNHRYFCAQCGAQLIFETDRTPETLDVTVSSLDHPESAPPSRHIWVNSRLPWLHMDDGLPEEQEEQL